A single genomic interval of Eurosta solidaginis isolate ZX-2024a chromosome 3, ASM4086904v1, whole genome shotgun sequence harbors:
- the Hsc70-5 gene encoding heat shock 70 kDa protein cognate 5: MLRIPKFIPRLVAQRFVAPDYGKFFLQSNSIVGNGVAAQLRHKSGEVKGAVIGIDLGTTNSCVAVMEGKQAKVIENAEGARTTPSHVAFTKDGERLVGMPAKRQAVTNSANTFYATKRLIGRKFDDPEVKKDLKNLSYKVVKASNGDAWVSATDGKVYSPSQIGAFILMKMKETAEAYLNTPVKNAVITVPAYFNDSQRQATKDAGQIAGLNVLRVINEPTAAALAYGMDKTDDKIIAVYDLGGGTFDISILEIQKGVFEVKSTNGDTLLGGEDFDNTIVNFLVSEFKKDTGIDITKDNIAMQRLKEAAEKAKCELSSSQQTDINLPYLTMDNSGPQHMNLKMTRSKLESLVGDLIKRTIQPCQKALSDAEVSKTEIGEVLLVGGMTRMPKVQQTVQDLFGRQPSRAVNPDEAVAVGAAIQGGVLAGDVTDVLLLDVTPLSLGIETLGGVFTRLISRNTTIPTKKSQVFSTAADGQTQVEIKVHQGEREMASDNKLLGSFTLVGIPPAPRGVPQIEVVFDIDANGIVHVSAKDKGTGKEQQIVIQSSGGLSKDEIENMIKKAEEYAATDKKKRELIELVNQGESIVHDTETKMEEFKSQLPAEECEKLKKEIADLRTLLANKDTAEPEDVRKATTQLQQSSLKLFEMAYKKMSAERESAGAGTTSSEQTNSEEKKEGKN; this comes from the exons atcTGGTGAAGTCAAGGGTGCCGTTATCGGTATTGACTTGGGTACCACTAATTCTTGTGTAGCTGTCATGGAGGGTAAACAAGCAAAAGTCATTGAAAATGCTGAAGGCGCACGGACAACCCCATCTCATGTGGCTTTTACTAAGGATGGTGAACGTTTGGTTGGTATGCCAGCAAAACGTCAGGCAGTTACAAATTCGGCAAACACTTTTTATGCCACCAAACGTTTAATTGGTCGAAAATTTGATGATCCGGAAGTTAAAAAAGATTTAAAGAACTTGTCATACAAAGTAGTGAAGGCGTCAAATGGTGACGCTTGGGTTTCAGCAACTGATGGCAAAGTGTACTCCCCATCTCAAATTGGCGCTTTTATTTTGATGAAAATGAAAGAAACAGCTGAAGCTTATCTAAATACGCCCGTTAAAAACGCTGTTATCACCGTACCTGCCTATTTCAATGACTCACAGCGCCAGGCTACAAAAGATGCTGGTCAAATTGCTGGTCTGAATGTATTGCGTGTGATCAATGAACCCACAGCCGCTGCATTAGCTTATGGCATGGATAAAACGGAtgataaaat TATTGCCGTATACGATTTGGGTGGTGGTACTTTCGATATCTCAATTCTGGAAATCCAAAAAGGTGTTTTTGAAGTTAAGTCCACTAATGGCGATACCCTTCTTGGAGGTGAAGATTTTGATAACACAATTGTTAATTTTCTGGTGTCTGAGTTCAAAAAAGATACTGGAATAGACATAACAAAAGATAACATTGCTATGCAACGTTTAAAGGAAGCAGCTGAAAAGGCCAAATGTGAATTGTCGTCCTCACAGCAGACAGATATAAATTTGCCCTATCTGACCATGGATAACTCTGGACCACagcatatgaatttaaaaatgacacGCTCTAAACTTGAAAGTCTTGTTGGTGATTTAATTAAACGTACAATTCAACCCTGCCAAAAGGCTTTGTCTGATGCTGAAGTTTCTAAAACGGAAATTGGAGAAGTTTTGCTGGTTGGTGGGATGACAAGAATGCCTAAGGTTCAGCAAACAGTTCAAGATTTATTCGGTCGTCAACCGTCTCGTGCTGTAAATCCCGACGAGGCTGTAGCCGTTGGCGCCGCAATACAGGGTGGTGTGCTAGCTGGTGATGTCACTGACGTTCTGTTGCTTGATGTTACACCTTTGTCTTTGGGTATTGAAACGTTGGGTGGAGTTTTTACTCGACTAATTTCACGTAACACAACCATTCCCACTAAAAAATCTCAGGTGTTTTCAACAGCTGCTGACGGCCAAACACAAGTGGAAATCAAAGTTCATCAAGGCGAACGTGAAATGGCATCTGATAACAAGCTGCTTGGGTCGTTCACTTTGGTAGGCATTCCACCAGCACCTCGTGGTGTCCCTCAAATCGAAGTTGTATTTGACATTGATGCCAATGGCATTGTACATGTTTCTGCCAAGGACAAGGGCACTGGCAAGGAACAACAAATAGTAATTCAATCTAGCGGCGGTTTGAGCAAGGACGAAATCGAAAATATGATTAAAAAAGCTGAGGAATATGCGGCTACTGACAAAAAGAAGCGCGAGCTCATAGAGCTAGTCAATCAGGGCGAGAGCATTGTGCACGATACAGAAACCAAAATGGAAGAATTCAAAAGCCAATTGCCAGCTGAAGAA tgcgAGAAGCTAAAGAAGGAAATCGCAGATTTACGAACGCTCCTGGCGAATAAGGACACTGCCGAACCCGAAGATGTCAGGAAAGCTACTACCCAACTGCAGCAGTCATCACTGAAGCTCTTCGAGATGGCATATAAAAAG ATGTCAGCGGAACGCGAAAGTGCTGGTGCTGGAACTACAAGTTCGGAACAAACCAACTCCGAGGAAAAGAAAGAGGGAAAGAATTAA